One genomic region from Salipiger sp. CCB-MM3 encodes:
- a CDS encoding class I adenylate-forming enzyme family protein, with the protein MTQTPISYGARLRQLAAERGDAEAVCFLPARGEAQSLSWSGLNAMADGFARALIARGVGQGDVVAFALGNIPAHLALAVAVWRVGATTMVLDPGIRPETAAAMKVRSGAALVIGQPEGLGDISLADFEALAASLPATPVEDRIPLPGKIVLSGGSTGLPKMMCDDRPFTRVPGASWGRVAPRLGFRCDQTQLVCGAMSHNAPFTWAQNGLFEGNRLVLMERFDAVRALQAIDAHEVGFAMLVPTMMVRMYDRLEDSGATLASLHALYHTGAPCAGWLKQAWIEVLGPERVTEMYGSGENTGQTTITGAEWLTHQGSVGRGFETEIRIYGADGQLQPVGAPGEIFMRPDDLSGRSHYTGPDAPAPERDADGFQSIGDVGWLDEEGYLYLGGRRDDVINTGGVKVHPETVEAVLLRAPQVGDAVVFGVDDREWGQKVLACVVPKEGSVLDEAALRAFCHQHLGPQEVPKRFHICEVLPRDGFGKIRRKALRAEYAAA; encoded by the coding sequence ATGACCCAAACCCCGATCAGCTATGGCGCGCGGCTGCGCCAACTGGCCGCCGAGCGCGGCGATGCCGAAGCGGTGTGCTTTCTGCCCGCGCGCGGAGAGGCGCAATCGCTGAGCTGGTCGGGGCTCAATGCCATGGCCGACGGGTTCGCCCGCGCGCTGATCGCGCGCGGCGTGGGGCAGGGCGATGTGGTCGCTTTCGCCCTTGGGAACATCCCCGCCCATCTGGCGCTGGCCGTCGCGGTCTGGCGGGTGGGTGCGACGACCATGGTGCTCGACCCCGGCATCCGGCCCGAGACCGCCGCCGCCATGAAAGTGCGTAGCGGTGCGGCGTTGGTGATCGGGCAGCCCGAGGGGCTGGGGGATATCTCGCTGGCCGACTTCGAGGCGCTGGCGGCAAGCCTGCCCGCCACGCCGGTCGAGGACCGTATCCCGCTGCCGGGCAAGATCGTGCTTTCGGGCGGCTCCACCGGCCTGCCCAAGATGATGTGCGACGACCGCCCCTTCACCCGCGTGCCCGGCGCAAGCTGGGGACGGGTGGCGCCGCGTCTGGGGTTCCGCTGCGATCAGACGCAGTTGGTCTGCGGGGCCATGTCCCACAACGCGCCCTTCACATGGGCGCAGAACGGCCTTTTCGAGGGCAACCGGCTGGTGCTCATGGAACGCTTCGACGCGGTTCGCGCCCTGCAGGCCATCGACGCCCATGAGGTGGGCTTTGCCATGCTGGTGCCGACGATGATGGTGCGCATGTATGACCGGCTGGAGGACAGCGGCGCGACCCTTGCCAGCCTGCACGCGCTCTATCACACCGGTGCGCCCTGCGCGGGCTGGCTCAAACAGGCGTGGATCGAGGTTCTGGGGCCGGAGCGCGTGACAGAGATGTACGGCTCGGGCGAGAACACCGGCCAGACCACCATCACCGGTGCCGAATGGCTGACCCATCAGGGCTCGGTCGGGCGCGGCTTCGAAACGGAAATCCGGATCTATGGCGCGGATGGGCAGCTGCAGCCTGTGGGCGCGCCGGGCGAGATCTTTATGCGCCCCGATGACCTGTCGGGACGCAGCCATTACACCGGCCCGGACGCCCCGGCCCCCGAACGCGACGCCGATGGCTTTCAGAGCATCGGCGATGTCGGCTGGCTGGATGAGGAGGGCTATCTCTACCTCGGCGGGCGGCGCGATGATGTGATCAACACCGGCGGCGTGAAGGTCCACCCCGAGACCGTCGAGGCCGTGCTGCTGCGCGCGCCTCAGGTGGGCGACGCGGTGGTCTTTGGCGTGGACGACCGGGAGTGGGGCCAGAAGGTTCTCGCCTGTGTCGTGCCGAAGGAGGGCAGCGTCCTCGACGAGGCGGCGCTGCGCGCTTTCTGCCACCAGCACCTCGGCCCGCAGGAAGTGCCGAAACGCTTCCACATCTGCGAGGTGCTACCCCGCGACGGCTTTGGCAAGATCCGCCGCAAGGCGCTGCGGGCTGAATACGCCGCCGCCTGA
- a CDS encoding TetR/AcrR family transcriptional regulator, giving the protein MKADILRVARSEFARRGLTGTRIEDIAAQTTTSKRMIFYYFGDKESLYEAVLEECYAEVRGGEAELDLEGLPPDAALKALLEFTFDHHRRNPEFIRLVMIENIHEARHMKKMQALAAKNERAIGVVEKICRAGSAAGLFLPDISPVALHWQISAMSFFNVANQATFSTNFGPALFTDEGQALLRRSAVRGILAAVLKDPARIDSLCPATPGGSESAG; this is encoded by the coding sequence GTGAAGGCCGATATCCTGCGCGTGGCGCGCAGCGAGTTCGCCCGCCGTGGGCTTACGGGGACACGAATCGAGGACATCGCCGCGCAGACGACGACCTCGAAGCGGATGATCTTCTACTATTTCGGGGACAAGGAATCGCTCTACGAGGCGGTGCTGGAAGAGTGCTATGCCGAGGTGCGCGGCGGCGAGGCAGAGCTTGATCTCGAAGGGCTGCCACCGGATGCGGCGCTGAAGGCGCTCTTGGAGTTCACCTTCGACCACCACCGCCGCAATCCCGAGTTCATTCGCCTCGTGATGATCGAGAACATTCACGAAGCGCGCCACATGAAGAAGATGCAGGCGCTGGCAGCAAAGAACGAACGGGCGATTGGCGTGGTCGAGAAGATCTGCCGCGCGGGCAGCGCGGCGGGGCTGTTCCTCCCGGACATCTCGCCGGTGGCGCTGCACTGGCAAATCAGCGCGATGAGCTTCTTCAACGTGGCGAACCAGGCGACTTTCTCGACCAACTTCGGTCCGGCGCTCTTCACCGACGAGGGGCAAGCGCTGCTGCGCCGCTCGGCGGTGCGCGGCATTCTGGCGGCGGTGCTGAAGGATCCCGCGCGGATCGACAGCCTATGTCCCGCGACGCCGGGTGGCTCGGAAAGCGCGGGCTGA
- a CDS encoding TRAP transporter small permease codes for MDRLTRAARWVFAFGAGLSMALVFLIIFVNSIRRYAVGRSVPWGEELPIYLTIYGVMFGLALAYLSDSHIRFTVISDMLPKRVRHWVFTAADVMGIAAGIGLAYAGHVFALRRGGVDSSGLKATADALAQSTGIDALVWLGKVGPYQYAVAFGGAILAIAATLKLIQRLTGRTEV; via the coding sequence ATGGATCGTCTCACCCGTGCCGCCCGATGGGTTTTTGCCTTCGGCGCCGGCCTCAGCATGGCGCTGGTCTTTCTCATCATTTTCGTCAACTCGATCCGGCGCTACGCCGTTGGCCGCTCCGTCCCGTGGGGCGAGGAGCTGCCGATCTACCTGACGATCTACGGCGTGATGTTCGGCCTTGCGCTGGCCTATCTGAGCGACAGCCACATCCGCTTCACCGTGATTTCCGACATGCTGCCGAAGCGCGTGCGCCATTGGGTGTTTACCGCTGCCGATGTCATGGGCATCGCCGCGGGCATTGGGCTGGCCTATGCGGGCCACGTCTTTGCGCTGCGCCGCGGAGGCGTCGACTCCTCTGGGCTGAAAGCGACCGCGGACGCGCTGGCGCAAAGCACCGGCATCGACGCGCTGGTCTGGCTCGGCAAGGTCGGCCCTTACCAATATGCCGTTGCGTTCGGCGGGGCGATCCTCGCCATCGCGGCCACCCTGAAACTGATCCAGCGGCTGACCGGCCGCACGGAGGTCTGA
- a CDS encoding shikimate dehydrogenase: protein MLAGLIGQGIALSRTPLMQMQEARAQGLFTTYKKLDMDAPQRKDMTLAQMVSAAEAAGFDGLNITYPYKIDVIDLLDELSENARAVGAVNTVVFENGKRTGHNTDMWGFAESFRRGLDGADTRHALLLGAGGAGVAVAHALADCGVETLSIFDTDPARAEGLAKLVASNRPGTKTQAVSDIAALFAEGRPNGVVNCTPMGMAKLPGMAIDEDLIEADLWVADIVYFPLETQLIATARAKGCRVLPGSGMAVFQAVRAFELFTGRPADPVRMKATFDAFDQPAQDAGNTKR, encoded by the coding sequence TTGCTTGCCGGCCTGATCGGTCAGGGCATCGCGCTGTCGCGCACCCCGCTGATGCAGATGCAAGAAGCGCGCGCACAAGGTCTTTTCACCACCTATAAAAAGCTCGACATGGACGCGCCGCAGCGCAAGGACATGACGCTGGCGCAGATGGTCTCTGCCGCCGAGGCCGCGGGCTTTGACGGGCTGAACATCACCTATCCCTATAAGATCGACGTGATCGACCTGCTCGACGAGTTGTCGGAGAACGCCCGCGCCGTGGGCGCGGTGAACACCGTCGTCTTCGAGAACGGCAAGCGGACCGGCCACAACACCGACATGTGGGGCTTTGCCGAAAGCTTCCGCCGGGGCCTCGATGGCGCCGATACGCGCCACGCATTGCTGCTTGGTGCAGGTGGCGCAGGTGTGGCCGTGGCCCATGCGCTGGCCGATTGCGGCGTCGAGACGCTGTCGATCTTCGACACCGATCCGGCGCGGGCCGAAGGGCTTGCCAAGCTGGTCGCCAGCAACCGCCCCGGCACCAAGACGCAGGCGGTCAGCGATATCGCCGCGCTCTTTGCCGAAGGCCGTCCGAACGGTGTGGTCAACTGCACGCCCATGGGCATGGCCAAACTGCCGGGCATGGCAATCGACGAAGACCTTATCGAAGCCGATCTGTGGGTCGCGGATATCGTGTATTTTCCGCTCGAGACCCAGCTCATTGCGACCGCGCGCGCCAAGGGCTGCCGCGTCCTGCCCGGCTCGGGCATGGCGGTGTTCCAAGCGGTGCGCGCCTTCGAACTCTTTACCGGTCGGCCCGCCGATCCGGTTCGCATGAAGGCGACGTTCGACGCCTTCGACCAGCCCGCGCAAGACGCGGGCAACACGAAACGCTGA
- a CDS encoding bifunctional sugar phosphate isomerase/epimerase/4-hydroxyphenylpyruvate dioxygenase family protein — MKTAIATVSISGTLPEKLEAIAAAGFDGVEIFEQDFIAHDGGAREVGRMIRDHGLEIPLFQPFRDFECLPEPLRSKAFDRAKRKFDVMQELGTDLILICSSVHPRSLGGIQRAANDLAELGEIAKERGIRLGYEALAWGRHINDHRDAWEIVRQADHSNVGIILDSFHTLGRKLDPESIRAIPGEKIFFVQLADAPAIEMDLLYWSRHFRNMPGEGDLEVKRFMQAVMAAGYKGPISLEIFNDQFRGSNARATAQDGYRSLIALMDDVRRAEPETKIDMPAIPPRVRAEDVSFVEFAARDGEVETLTDMLRTLGFRNAAKHRNKAITLWQQGDVRIVVNSETEGHAAHVWNTRGLSVCDIGLQVSSAHDTVERATALGSPTFSQPTGPGELAIPAIRGLGGSVMHFIDGTSGLGEVWDVEFEATGEAKAPGAGLTHVDHLAQTMSYEDMLSWTLFYSTLFDMEKSPMVDVIDPDGLVRSQVVESAAGRLKITLNGAETHRTLAGRFLASTFGASVQHIALSTDDIFASVAQMQKLGFQPLPIPGNYYDDLAARFDMPDGLLERLRAGNILYDREGEAEFFQVYSRAFAGGMFFEIVQRGPGYKGFGGPNAPFRIAAQKRLGPSKGIPQS; from the coding sequence ATGAAGACCGCGATCGCCACCGTCTCGATCTCGGGCACCCTGCCCGAGAAGCTCGAGGCCATCGCCGCCGCCGGGTTCGACGGGGTGGAAATCTTCGAGCAGGATTTCATCGCCCATGACGGCGGCGCCCGCGAGGTCGGCCGGATGATCCGCGACCACGGGCTGGAGATCCCGCTGTTCCAGCCCTTCCGCGACTTCGAGTGCCTGCCCGAGCCGCTGCGCTCGAAAGCCTTCGACCGTGCCAAGCGCAAGTTCGACGTGATGCAGGAACTGGGCACCGACCTGATCCTGATCTGCTCTTCCGTGCACCCGCGCTCGCTGGGCGGCATCCAGCGCGCGGCGAATGATCTTGCCGAGCTTGGCGAGATCGCCAAGGAGCGCGGCATCCGTCTCGGCTATGAGGCGCTGGCGTGGGGCCGCCACATCAACGATCACCGCGACGCATGGGAGATCGTGCGGCAGGCCGACCATTCCAACGTCGGCATCATCCTCGACAGTTTCCACACGCTGGGCCGCAAGCTTGACCCGGAATCGATCCGCGCGATCCCCGGCGAGAAGATCTTCTTCGTGCAGCTGGCCGATGCGCCGGCGATCGAGATGGACCTTCTCTATTGGTCGCGCCACTTCCGCAACATGCCCGGCGAGGGCGATCTGGAAGTTAAACGCTTCATGCAGGCGGTGATGGCGGCGGGCTACAAGGGACCGATCAGTCTCGAGATCTTCAACGACCAGTTCCGCGGCAGCAACGCCCGCGCCACGGCGCAGGACGGCTATCGCTCGCTCATCGCGCTGATGGACGATGTGCGCCGCGCCGAGCCCGAGACCAAGATCGACATGCCCGCCATCCCGCCGCGCGTGCGCGCCGAGGATGTGAGCTTTGTCGAATTTGCCGCCCGCGACGGCGAGGTCGAGACGTTAACCGACATGCTGCGCACCTTGGGTTTCCGCAACGCCGCCAAGCACCGCAACAAGGCGATCACGCTCTGGCAACAGGGCGACGTGCGGATCGTGGTGAACTCGGAAACGGAAGGCCATGCGGCGCATGTCTGGAACACGCGCGGCCTGTCGGTCTGCGACATCGGCCTGCAGGTGTCCTCGGCCCATGACACGGTAGAGCGCGCCACCGCGCTCGGCTCGCCGACCTTCTCGCAGCCGACCGGGCCGGGTGAGCTGGCGATCCCGGCGATCCGCGGGCTGGGCGGTTCGGTGATGCATTTCATCGACGGCACCAGCGGCCTCGGCGAGGTCTGGGACGTGGAGTTCGAAGCCACCGGCGAGGCCAAGGCGCCCGGCGCGGGCCTGACCCATGTGGATCACCTCGCGCAGACCATGTCTTACGAGGACATGCTGAGTTGGACTTTGTTCTACAGCACGCTCTTCGACATGGAAAAATCCCCCATGGTCGATGTCATCGACCCCGATGGTCTGGTGCGCAGTCAGGTGGTGGAAAGCGCCGCAGGACGGCTGAAGATCACGCTCAATGGCGCCGAAACCCATCGCACCTTGGCCGGGCGTTTCCTTGCCTCCACCTTCGGGGCTTCGGTGCAGCATATCGCGCTTTCGACCGACGACATCTTCGCCTCGGTCGCGCAGATGCAAAAGCTGGGCTTCCAGCCGCTGCCGATCCCCGGCAACTATTACGACGATCTGGCAGCGCGCTTCGATATGCCCGACGGGCTGCTCGAGCGTCTGCGGGCGGGCAACATCCTCTATGACCGTGAGGGCGAGGCCGAGTTCTTCCAGGTCTACAGCCGTGCCTTCGCGGGCGGCATGTTCTTCGAGATCGTGCAGCGCGGACCGGGCTACAAGGGCTTTGGCGGGCCCAACGCCCCCTTCCGCATCGCCGCGCAAAAGCGCCTTGGGCCGAGCAAGGGCATCCCGCAGTCCTGA
- a CDS encoding aspartate/glutamate racemase family protein — translation MTPFIGILSLDTQFPRILGDAGNPGSYHLPARVRVVPGAGSPDIVRNGRPAPQLVDAFREAAEELAAEGACLITSTCGFLISVQREIAAALPVPVVLSGLCLLPMARQMTGGRPIGVLTASAAALGPETIRAAGAAPDEVRIGGLQDSALFARTFLAAKARQNASFDRTQMQSEVCAAAEALVSRAPEIAAIVLECGNLPPYADAIRRVTGRPVFSILDAARLVAPAPA, via the coding sequence ATGACGCCCTTCATCGGCATCCTCAGCCTCGACACGCAGTTCCCGCGCATCCTTGGGGACGCGGGCAATCCCGGCAGCTACCATCTGCCCGCCCGCGTGCGCGTGGTTCCGGGCGCGGGCAGCCCGGATATCGTCCGCAACGGACGCCCGGCACCGCAGCTGGTGGATGCCTTCCGAGAGGCTGCCGAAGAGTTGGCCGCGGAAGGCGCCTGCCTGATCACCTCCACCTGCGGCTTCCTGATCTCGGTGCAGCGTGAGATCGCCGCTGCCCTGCCCGTGCCCGTGGTGCTCTCGGGGCTGTGCCTGCTGCCGATGGCGCGGCAGATGACCGGCGGGCGCCCCATCGGCGTGCTGACCGCCTCCGCCGCCGCGCTGGGGCCGGAGACGATCCGCGCCGCTGGCGCCGCGCCCGATGAAGTGCGGATCGGGGGCCTTCAGGACAGCGCCCTTTTCGCCCGGACCTTCCTTGCCGCGAAGGCCCGCCAGAACGCCAGCTTCGACCGGACGCAGATGCAGAGCGAGGTCTGCGCCGCGGCAGAGGCGCTGGTCAGCCGCGCGCCGGAAATCGCGGCCATCGTTCTGGAATGCGGAAACCTGCCGCCCTACGCGGACGCGATCCGCCGCGTCACCGGGCGGCCAGTGTTCTCGATCCTCGACGCGGCACGGCTGGTGGCGCCTGCGCCGGCCTGA
- a CDS encoding DctP family TRAP transporter solute-binding subunit: MRSITKSLLAVTALCGSLAATTAGAQTLRVAHVDPDEWTGSKKGAAAQIFKNIVEGESDMTVELFPAGALGNEDELVAQVQDNLTQVALVSGAMSKVCPAASVLDIPYTFSSATVAWDVLDGEFGDALAQHCLEETGLRTLAYGETGFRNFTNNTREIKSPADMEGLKFRVQPIPLYVEMVKGLGGEPTPIAWTELPNALSTGVVDGQENPVGVIYNNGLHKLQKYMTLDGHVYAADFIVISDEFYDMLEPAQQEVVAKAARIAGNMGRAIQQWNTAQGVGAVQEEGMEVYAPTADEIAAFAEKAQPAVVEYLRGELGDDAEWIDRLQTAVSEVSQ; this comes from the coding sequence ATGCGTTCTATCACCAAGTCTCTGCTTGCCGTCACTGCACTCTGCGGCAGCCTCGCCGCAACCACCGCAGGCGCTCAGACCCTGCGCGTCGCGCACGTGGATCCGGACGAGTGGACCGGCTCGAAGAAAGGCGCCGCGGCGCAGATCTTCAAGAACATCGTCGAGGGCGAGTCGGACATGACCGTCGAGCTGTTCCCGGCGGGTGCGCTCGGCAACGAAGACGAGCTGGTCGCGCAGGTGCAGGACAACCTGACCCAGGTCGCGCTGGTTTCCGGCGCCATGTCCAAGGTCTGCCCGGCCGCTTCGGTGCTGGACATCCCCTACACCTTCTCCTCGGCCACCGTCGCATGGGACGTGCTGGACGGCGAGTTTGGCGACGCGCTGGCGCAGCACTGCCTCGAAGAGACCGGCCTGCGCACGCTGGCCTACGGCGAGACCGGCTTCCGCAACTTCACCAACAACACCCGCGAGATCAAATCGCCCGCGGATATGGAAGGTCTGAAGTTCCGCGTGCAGCCGATCCCGCTTTACGTGGAGATGGTGAAGGGTCTTGGCGGTGAGCCGACCCCGATCGCATGGACCGAACTGCCGAACGCGCTGTCGACCGGCGTGGTCGACGGTCAGGAAAATCCGGTTGGCGTGATCTACAACAACGGCCTGCACAAGCTGCAGAAATACATGACCCTCGACGGTCACGTTTACGCCGCCGACTTCATCGTGATCTCGGACGAGTTCTACGACATGCTCGAGCCGGCGCAGCAGGAAGTGGTCGCCAAGGCCGCGCGCATCGCCGGCAACATGGGCCGCGCCATCCAGCAGTGGAACACCGCGCAGGGCGTCGGTGCCGTGCAGGAAGAAGGCATGGAAGTCTACGCGCCGACCGCCGACGAGATTGCAGCCTTTGCAGAAAAGGCGCAACCTGCGGTCGTCGAATACCTCCGCGGCGAACTGGGCGACGATGCCGAGTGGATCGACCGTCTGCAGACCGCCGTCTCGGAAGTCTCGCAGTAA
- a CDS encoding nucleoside hydrolase, translated as MKLIIDTDPGVDDALAILYAAAQPQIDLLGLTTVFGNVTVAQATRNALYLVERAGLDIPVAEGAAKALELPPATPSHHVHGPEGFGSLPEMTPKGAKLDETAAEFLVRMAREHKGELVLCPIGPITNIADAIRLDPEFARNVKRIVFMGGALDAPGNISPHAEANTYHDPHALDIVLQSGANICMVGLDVTMQVLLRAEDFAELERRDPEHGAFLREMSHFYLDFYRSVGVEGCGLHDPLAVMACIMPQIVGIERAPLQVTLDGPEIGNTLRCTGRPEVEIALSCDPVEVKRLFMETFGG; from the coding sequence ATGAAACTCATCATCGATACCGACCCCGGCGTCGACGACGCCCTTGCCATCCTCTACGCCGCCGCGCAGCCGCAGATCGACCTGCTGGGGCTGACCACCGTCTTTGGCAATGTCACCGTCGCGCAGGCGACGCGCAATGCGCTCTATCTTGTCGAGCGCGCCGGGCTCGACATCCCGGTGGCCGAAGGCGCGGCCAAGGCGCTGGAATTGCCGCCTGCGACGCCGAGCCATCACGTGCACGGCCCCGAAGGCTTTGGCAGCCTGCCCGAGATGACGCCCAAGGGCGCAAAGCTGGACGAGACCGCGGCAGAGTTCCTCGTGCGTATGGCGCGCGAGCATAAGGGCGAGCTTGTGCTCTGCCCGATCGGCCCGATCACCAATATCGCCGACGCGATCCGCCTCGATCCCGAGTTTGCCCGGAACGTAAAGCGCATCGTCTTCATGGGCGGCGCGCTGGATGCGCCCGGCAATATCTCGCCCCACGCCGAGGCCAACACCTATCACGACCCGCATGCGCTCGACATCGTGCTGCAGAGCGGGGCGAACATCTGCATGGTCGGGCTCGATGTGACGATGCAGGTGCTGCTGCGGGCCGAGGACTTCGCCGAACTGGAACGGCGCGATCCCGAGCATGGTGCCTTCCTGCGCGAGATGAGCCATTTCTATCTGGATTTCTACCGCTCGGTCGGCGTCGAAGGCTGCGGGCTGCATGATCCGCTGGCGGTCATGGCCTGCATCATGCCGCAGATCGTCGGCATCGAACGCGCGCCGCTGCAGGTGACGCTGGACGGCCCCGAGATCGGCAACACGCTGCGCTGCACTGGGCGGCCCGAGGTCGAAATCGCGCTGTCCTGCGATCCGGTCGAGGTGAAGCGGCTGTTCATGGAGACCTTCGGCGGCTGA
- a CDS encoding TRAP transporter large permease, translating to MTGFDRDAVGLKIGVFLFVLFFLLGSGLWVGLALMGVAYMGMIGFTPRNPGSSMSITVWTSASSWTLTSLPLFIWMGEILYRTRLSEDMFKGLAPWLSRFPGGLLHSNVVGCTVFAAVSGSSAATLTTVGKMSIPELRKRGYPEFMIVGTLAGAATLGLMIPPSLTLIVYGVTVKQSVTGLFMAGVFPGLVLATMFMAYIAIWSVVRRDQAPDPEPAMSFGEKLRASTLLIPVIALIMVVIGSMYLGIATATEAAAFGVIGALVLALLQGSLSWQAFRESLFGATRTSAMIALILMGASFLTLAMGFTGVPRALAGVIAAWDLSPVALIAALTVFYIIIGMFLDGISAVVLTMAIIEPMIRAAGIDLIWFGIFIVVVVEMAQVTPPVGFNLFVLQGMTRHDMSYIARTALPMFLIMVLMVGVLVAFPGLATWLPETVQAAQ from the coding sequence ATGACCGGCTTCGACCGCGACGCGGTGGGGCTCAAGATCGGTGTCTTCCTCTTCGTGCTGTTCTTCCTGCTGGGCTCGGGCCTCTGGGTCGGGCTGGCGCTGATGGGGGTCGCCTATATGGGGATGATCGGCTTCACCCCGCGCAACCCGGGCAGTTCGATGAGCATAACCGTCTGGACCTCGGCCTCGAGCTGGACGCTGACCTCGCTGCCGCTGTTCATCTGGATGGGGGAAATCCTTTACCGCACGAGGCTTTCCGAGGATATGTTCAAGGGGCTCGCGCCGTGGCTTTCGCGCTTTCCGGGGGGCTTGCTGCACTCCAACGTGGTGGGCTGCACGGTCTTCGCGGCGGTCTCGGGCTCCTCTGCGGCCACGCTGACAACGGTCGGCAAGATGTCGATCCCCGAGCTGCGCAAGCGCGGCTATCCCGAGTTCATGATCGTCGGCACGCTGGCGGGTGCCGCGACGCTGGGTCTGATGATCCCGCCCTCGCTGACGCTGATCGTCTATGGCGTGACAGTGAAGCAGAGCGTCACCGGCCTCTTCATGGCGGGCGTCTTTCCGGGACTGGTGCTGGCGACCATGTTCATGGCCTATATCGCGATCTGGTCAGTGGTCCGCCGCGATCAGGCACCCGATCCCGAGCCCGCCATGTCGTTCGGCGAGAAACTCCGCGCCTCGACCCTGCTGATCCCGGTGATCGCGCTGATCATGGTCGTCATCGGCTCCATGTACCTTGGCATCGCCACGGCGACCGAGGCCGCGGCCTTCGGGGTGATCGGCGCGCTGGTGCTGGCGCTGCTGCAGGGCTCGCTCAGCTGGCAGGCGTTCCGCGAGAGCCTCTTTGGCGCCACCCGCACCTCGGCGATGATCGCTCTGATCCTGATGGGCGCGAGCTTCCTGACGCTGGCCATGGGCTTTACCGGCGTGCCGCGCGCGCTGGCCGGAGTGATCGCGGCGTGGGATCTCTCGCCGGTGGCACTGATCGCGGCGCTGACGGTGTTCTACATCATCATCGGCATGTTCCTTGACGGGATCTCGGCGGTGGTGCTCACCATGGCGATCATCGAGCCGATGATCCGCGCCGCAGGGATCGACCTGATCTGGTTCGGCATCTTCATCGTGGTGGTGGTCGAGATGGCGCAGGTCACCCCGCCGGTGGGCTTCAACCTCTTCGTGCTGCAGGGGATGACCCGCCACGACATGAGCTACATCGCCCGCACCGCGCTGCCGATGTTCCTGATCATGGTGCTGATGGTCGGCGTGCTGGTGGCCTTCCCCGGCCTTGCCACATGGCTGCCAGAGACGGTACAGGCCGCGCAATGA
- a CDS encoding TRAP transporter large permease, whose amino-acid sequence MVYLILIGGLLAGAPIAIAIIAALLYFMATGEAPYTLRIVPTEIYKGLNSFPLLAIPLFVLAGELMNESGITGRIIAFANVLVGRMRAGLALVNIWASVIFAGLSGSAVADTSAIGRVFIPEMEKHGYDRSFAAALTAASSVIGPIIPPSIPVIIYALIVSGVSVPALFLAGVIPGILLAVFLSAYVMLTVKVDKGDQTGDLGGPSNGQALLQGILPLLMPVLVVGSILLGIVTPTEAASFAVGYALILGLFVYRNIRLSALPRIFSGAMRDSAVILIIIAAVSAANWLLTYNRVPNMLTDWVLTNVDSKTTFLLAVIVLFLFVGLFLEGIAAMLVLVPILHPIAVSMGVDPTHFGILVIFNLMIGLITPPLGLCLFVAEGVANVGMARLIRSIMPFFFVEVLVLFILTFVPETVIWLPRVLGY is encoded by the coding sequence ATGGTCTATCTCATCCTGATCGGCGGCCTGCTGGCCGGTGCCCCTATCGCCATCGCGATCATCGCGGCGCTGCTTTATTTCATGGCCACCGGCGAAGCGCCCTACACGCTCCGCATCGTGCCGACCGAGATCTACAAGGGTCTCAACTCCTTCCCGCTGCTGGCCATTCCGCTGTTCGTTCTGGCGGGCGAGCTGATGAACGAAAGCGGCATCACTGGCCGTATCATCGCTTTTGCCAACGTGCTGGTGGGCCGCATGCGCGCCGGTCTTGCACTGGTGAACATCTGGGCCTCGGTGATTTTCGCGGGCCTTTCTGGCTCGGCTGTGGCCGACACCTCGGCGATTGGCCGGGTGTTCATCCCCGAGATGGAAAAGCACGGCTATGACCGCAGCTTCGCCGCCGCGCTGACCGCCGCCTCTTCGGTGATCGGCCCGATCATCCCGCCGTCGATCCCGGTGATCATCTATGCGCTGATCGTGTCGGGCGTGTCGGTTCCGGCGCTGTTCCTCGCGGGCGTGATCCCCGGCATCCTGCTGGCGGTGTTCCTGTCGGCCTACGTCATGCTGACCGTGAAGGTCGACAAGGGCGACCAGACCGGAGATCTGGGCGGGCCGTCGAATGGACAGGCGCTGCTGCAGGGCATCCTGCCGCTCTTGATGCCGGTGCTGGTGGTGGGCTCGATCCTGCTGGGCATCGTGACCCCGACCGAGGCCGCGAGCTTTGCCGTGGGCTACGCGCTGATCCTCGGCCTTTTCGTCTACCGCAACATCCGCCTCTCGGCCCTGCCCCGGATCTTCTCGGGCGCCATGCGCGACAGCGCGGTGATCCTGATCATCATCGCCGCCGTTTCGGCTGCCAACTGGCTGCTCACCTACAACCGCGTGCCGAACATGCTGACCGACTGGGTGCTGACCAATGTCGACAGCAAGACCACCTTCCTGCTGGCGGTGATCGTGCTCTTCCTCTTCGTGGGCCTGTTCCTCGAAGGCATCGCAGCGATGCTGGTGCTGGTGCCGATCCTGCACCCGATCGCCGTGTCGATGGGCGTCGATCCGACCCACTTCGGCATTCTGGTCATCTTCAACCTGATGATCGGCCTGATCACCCCGCCGCTCGGATTGTGTCTCTTCGTTGCCGAAGGGGTCGCCAATGTGGGCATGGCGCGTCTTATCCGCTCGATCATGCCGTTCTTCTTTGTCGAGGTGCTGGTCTTGTTCATCCTGACCTTCGTGCCCGAAACGGTGATCTGGCTGCCGCGCGTGCTCGGCTATTAA